The Bacillus zhangzhouensis region TTTCCTGATATTCATTCGGCTTGACATTCGTATCCGTATCTTCACCAGCAGCGAAAGCGGCAGGGATGAGGAGAAAAAGGGAAACGGCAGCGAGTGCCGCCCCTTTCACGAATAGATTAAGCTTCATGGGTCACATCACGATCCTCTGTTTTATCTTTCCAAAGCTTTTCCACAAGCGGTACGACCATGAAAAGGACAGTTAAAATCACTAACCCTGTGACGCCCATTCCAAAGGTGTCTCCATTTCCATATTGGATCGACAGGTACACGTCTGTCACTGGATTGGTAAAGTGGAAATTCGGCATCACCAAATCAATTAACGGTGCAACAAAGAAGAAAATAAGTGCCGTTGCTGCCATCCATCCGGCAATGGAACCGAATAGGAAAGCTGTGCGAATAAAGGCAGAACACGCCACTAGTAACAAAATGGTGAAGATCGACCATTGAATGGCTTGATCATCTGTAAGTTTGTAGATGTTCAGTCCAAACAAGCTGATCATGAGCCCGACTAATAGATTTAAGATACCAAACAGTGCACCTTTGACCAGCATCGGAGCTGACGCATAGTACGAGCTGAAAAAGCCAATTAACAAACTGCTGATCATCACAATGACCAAAATGACTACCGGCGGTACAGTCTGCGTTTTTTCCTCCGGCACATCGCCGCTGATTTTCAGTGGATTGGCTAAATGATTATACACATAGTTGCTGTTGCCTTGATCGCTTAATGTATTTCCTAAAATCCCCTTTAAATCTTGCTGAACAAGTTTTGTAGCAACGACATTCTTGCTCCAGTTTTCATTCAGTGTATCTGCTTTTTCTTGAACCGTTGTGACACTCTCTTCAATGTTATTCGTATAATCCGCCACCCTTTTTTGGCGGTCGGTCAACGAACTCATATTTTCAGAGAGACGAAGCACTTCCTGGCCGATTGAATCCTGTGCACTGACAACAATTGAACTGCCTGCAAGTTCTGCCGTATACACCGCATCCCCTTGATCAGCCATTTGCTCAGCTACATTGTCCGCACTTTCATAGATTGTCTGTAACTCCTGTTCCATGCTAGCCTGCTGAGTCGTAATGTACTCCGCATAACCATCTGAAAACTTCTGCATCTCATCAATAAAAGTAGACACATCATCATTTGATGTCAGCATCTGGTTTTTGAGCGAATCCCAGTTTTCTGTTTCTTCTTTTTTGATGGAGAGGATGGATTGGATTTTCTCTTCTTTTCCGTCTAGTAGAGAAGAGTTATTAGATAGTTGATAGACATTAGCAATCATCATCTCTAGCTGGGATAGTTGATTGGAATACTCCATTAATTTTTTAGTGTCTGTTGATTTTGTATCAAACTTTTCCTCAAATAGTTTATCACCAAAGGCTACACCAATAGGTGAGTTTATGCGCTTCAGTTCTTTCACTTTGCTTAAAATAGAGGATTCCTGATTTTTGATTTCATTCGGAATCACATTATATCGATCGTCAAGTTCATCTATCTTCTCAGAAAGATTCTTAAGCTCTTTACTCAATTGCCTCACTTTATCTTTCAATTCGTCATTATGAGCGGCCGCTTTTTCTTGAATCTTCTTTTTCACTTCATCTAAACGAGTCGAGAGTGTTTTAAGGTCGTCCTTCGATGAATTCGTGCTGCCGGTATCTGGCTGAGCAGGATTTTCATCGTTGTCCCTATCTTTTTCACCTTCAATAGTAGGCGGGGCCTCTTGATCTGCTAATTGATCTGCGAGATCATTCATTTTTGTTGAAATTTTCGAGAGCTCATTTGTTTCTTCATCTAGGTTAATTCCAATCTCTTCAGATTTTTCATTATCTCGATCTGATGGCTCGTCATTACTGGAGTCACCTGATGGTTCAGTTTCAGCTAATAGCTGATCCCTTTTTGCGTTTAGCTTCGTCAGCAAGGCTGATATCTTATTTCGATAATCTTCTAAGTAGAGCTTTTCATAATTACTAATCAGTTCTTTCTGAGACTCTTGAAGAAGTTCCTTTAATCCCGTTGATTGCTTAGGAATAGCGTCTTCTCTCGACTTTTGAACAGATTGGATGGCACTGTCAGTTGTTTTCAGCTGACTTTGCACTCCGTTGATGTCTGTTTTGAGTCCTCCCATTTGATCACTAAAGCTACGGGCATTTTGGTTTTGAATATCAGCGAGCTGTTTGAGCCCTTGCTGGATTTGCTTTTGGCTTGCTGATTGCGCTTTGATCAAGAGATCCTTTTGTTTGTCTTGATACTGCTGGTATTGATCAACTGCTTTCACAAAGTCCTTTAACTGGTTCTTTGCTTCTTCTGTTGTACTCAAGCCATCTTTATATTGTTTCTGTGAATCGGTCATTGCATTTTTTAATTCTACTATTTGTTTCTTCTGCTGCTGTACGGCATCTGATAGTTTGTTCGAGTTCGGCTTATAGAAATTGTACATCGTGTTTTGGAATTCGACTTCTTTGTCGACAATATGCTCAAACTCTTCTCTCACATTGCCAATTTCCTGTGATACAAAACTCCAGTATAGCGTCGACATCTGTTCATTCATTTTCTTTTGCGCATTTTCTAATTCTCTCTGCACTTTCTCTTTATTGACTGCATTGAGCTGATCCTGAATCGAAAATTGAATGGATGCCTTTTCAGGATGGTCTTTATCATAGCTCAGCACATTTTTAGAGAAATCAGACGGAATATAGAGGACAGCATCATACTTTCTGTTTTTCAATCCATTTTCCGCCGCACTACGGTTTACTACTGTCCATGTATAATCAGGACGCTCTGACAATGCTGCCACAACATCCTGTCCGAAACGAGCCGTGTTTTCACTTTCGCTCGCCCCCATATCCTCATTGACCACAGCAATGTTACGTGTGGCATTCTTCTTCTGTTTTGCCGGGTCATCTCCAATCAGGTGGAAAAATAAAACCGGCAACACAAGAATTAATATCATGGTAGATACGATTTTGATGGAGCTTTTTTGCTGCTCTGTCATCGAACACTCTTCCTTTCTACCGCACATAAAGGAACCTGAATTCTCTTCTCTTTCCCGTTTTCAACCAAGTAGCCGAAGCCTGGCTGAATCTCTGGTTCTTGTCTTGCATACGGAAGCGGTATGATGTTTTGCTCTGATTTTTTCATGAGTAACATGGCATGACGAACTTGTTTGATTTCGTTTGTGAGTGCATCATAACCCTTACTGAACTCGGTATGATTCCCTGATGCAATCAGGCTGAAGCCTAGGTGTGCATATGACTTCATGAAATCAGCCAATTGATCTTGAAGACGCGGATCAATCGTCTGCTGAAAACGCGTAATGCCATCAATCACAAGCACAATTTGGGGAAATAACAGCTGATCGGTCTCCCCTCGGCGTACAGCTTCAACGTACACCTCTTCCCGCACTTTGAATAAGCGGTCCATTTCTTCTGCCCATTCGGTGATATCATCCTTTGTTTCAAGGTAATCGATGTTCTCTTCTTTTGCATAATGGGATAGACCTCGATCAATTGAATCAAAGACAGCCAGCTTTTCAGGCTTTGCCGCTAAAAGCTGATCAAGCATCAGTTTTGTCACATTTGTTTTCCCGCGCTGCGTTTGACCGATGATGAGGCAATGTTTATTCTTTTTCAAATCAAAATAAACAGGTGCCACAGATTCCTCATCTAGTCCGACTGGAATGTCATAAGGCGGTTTTTGTTCACCTAAACGACTCTCAAGCTCCCAAACTGTCAGCTTATCAGGAAGCATTGGCACAGGTTGTGGTTTTTCAACTGCTTCAAAGCGGTCATGAAGTAGCTGTATCTCTTGTTTCAAATGCTCAAACAATTCGAGATCGTTTTCTCCTTCAACTGGCAGAAACATTTGCGCAAAATAGAGCTCTTCTTTGTTGATAATGACTCGTCCTGGGATCGGCTCTAAGCTGAATTTGGGTCTGCCAATAATCGAGTACGCCTCTCCTTGATCCATTAAGTAATGGACAATCTTTGTTTTTAGATTGTTCATCAGTGATTGACGCACTGCATTGACCCGAGTTGCTGTAATCAAGAAGTAAATACCTAGTGATTGTCCGTCACGGCTCAGCTGAATAAAGTCAGATTCGAGTTCATGCATTTCGTCTTTGACAATGTCAAAGTTGTCAATCACGATAAAAATGAACGGAAGTTTTTTCTCATTTAAAGCATTGTACATTTTGATATGACTCATTTCTTGCTGTCTAAATAACCGCTTGCGATATTCAACCTCTTCCCGCAGACGCTTCATTGATTTTTGGATCTTTCTCATCTGATCCATTAAGAAATAATCCGCCGTATGCGGCAGTTTGGCTAACGGAAGCAAAGTTCCGTTTCCGAAGTCATAAATATATGTGTGCCATTCTTCAGGTGAATATCTCTCCGCAAAGCTCATCAGCAGTGTTGTAGCAGCAAGTGATTTGCCGTAGCCGGAGGAACCGAAGATGCCAATGTTCCCATCTTCCATCATTTGATAAGAAAGTGGGTGCTGGCTTTGCTGATCTGGTTCATCAACAAGCGCAAAATGGAAGACATGCTCTTCACTCGACGCATAACGCGTTTTTGGAATCCGCTCTTCAAGCGGTGGAAGCCATGGACTTGGCAGCTTTTCAATTCCAAGCTCTTGCTGCGTACGTTCAATTTCATCCACCACAGCGGAAATCTCCGTCACTGTCTCTTTTTTTACTGCTGGCTCTGTGCTTACTCCTGATAATGGAATAAGACCAGTATCTGTCACAATGGCAATGTCATCTTCTGAGCCGTAGCCATCTTCCATATATGGTGCACCGCTCCAAGCCGATTGGAACAATTCATAAATTTCATTGTTGCCAACTTGTAAATAGCCGCGGCCTGTGACGGTAATGGACGCTGCATCACTATTTTTCAAAATTTCCTTACTGTCTGACGCATCTTGCACTTTTAGTGCGACCTTAAAGCGGGAGTTACTCCAAATCTGGTCATCAATGACTCCGCCTGGCTTTTGGGTAGCCAAAATGAGATGAACCCCGAGGCTTCGGCCGATACGTGCAGCACTGACAAGCTCTCTAATAAAGTCTGGCTCTTCACTTTTTAATTCAGCAAACTCATCTGAGATTAAGAACAAGTGAGGCATTGCCTGTTTAGCTTTTTTCTCCTTGTAGAGCTTCGTATAATCATTGATGTGATTCACATGATACTGATCAAACAGCCGCTGCCTTTTCTTCAATTCACTTTTAATTGAGGCAAGCGCTCTTTCACTAAAATTCTTGCTGCCTTCAATATTGGTGATCGTTCCAAGTAAATGAGGAATATTTCGGAACGGCTGCGCCATTCCGCCTCCTTTATAGTCAATCAACAGGAAAGCAACTTCGTGAGGGTGAAAATGTACAGCGAGCGATAAAATATACGTCTGTAAAAATTCACTTTTTCCTGATCCCGTTGTTCCCGCCAACAGTCCGTGCGGGCCGTGTGCTTTTTCATGCAGGTTCAGATCAACAATGTCGTTTTTCCCCTTATAACCGATTGGCACTGATAATGATTTGGACGTTTCTGAAGTCAGCCATTTTTCACGAATCCCAATGTCGTCTACCTGTTTGGCATGAAACAGATCAAGGAATGAGACCGTCTCAGGTATCGAATTGGTCATACCGACTTGATGATCTAATGTTCTCAGTGTTCTGGCAAACAGTTCATTGTCCCGGCGCTGATGGGTGTCAAGCTGAAATGGAATTCGTACTGCCTTCTTGTGCTGAATGAGAATATCTCCTTCTTCTTCGTTAATATAACGGACAAGCGTCGAAATATTTTCAGCTAAGCTTTCTTTAGTTTCTGCAGCAAAGATGATGGAGATACCAAGGTCTGTGCGGCTGCCTTCTAAGTATTCTAAAATCACATGCTCGGCAATGAGCTCATGATTTGTCACGATGAACACAAAATGAGGCGTAAAAATTTTCTTCTCTTTTTCTTCTTCTAAATCACGCTCACGTAAAATTTCATAAATCGAGGACAACAGCTGATCGCGTGTTTGTTCGTTGTAAATAAACCCTTTGCCATATGTATGAGGCAGCTGAAAGTGCGGAAGCCATTTCATCCACTCCCAATTCTCATACTCCTGCTCATGAAAGATAAAGACAAATCTCAAATCGTGATAGCTGTGCGAGAAAGCAAGCTGTCCGACAAGCTGATGAAGTTCATTTTTCACAATCGCTGGCTTTCCAATTAACCCTGTTGGACCATCCGCAAGACCGAATGTAATCGGGACATTCTTCACTTCACGATATACTTTTTGCATGTGCTGCGTTTGTTCCATCAAGTCATCAACATCTCGATTGGCCATATCGCCACCGCTCATCGATAATTCATAGCTTGATGGGACTGCGCCCGTTCCAAGACGCAGATGCAAGAAATCATCACTCACAAGCGTTTTTTCCCAAATGCGGCCGCTGATTTCTGATGTTAAATACTTCATTTGTTCAAAAGACGGATAATGATACGTCAAAATATATTGCTGGCGGTCATACAGCTC contains the following coding sequences:
- the essC gene encoding type VII secretion protein EssC, which gives rise to MSLLWVFYEENYQTVRLDEQFNRGALIGPEIEHTVTIPSLSFDEGAIRLSPDEANDGFYIYQGDEKKGKLLPHEPYQLGSLTLILMDAHHDQHIYYLGNRVELSFSCEEKDEIDVWKDQAHSMFQDASQFTLEKIQGAWYVMPQDETVYVNGKKIHGPEKVYAGDELFWNFLTVTFKDDDLLQVTAYEPFQTRLEKTKPPSTETKQKYPSYRRTPRLIYDLPDDRVSFSLPSQESENNSRGLWLVVLPPLVMLLVMGIVALIQPRGIFIVVSMAMFIMTLITSSVQYFKEKSQRKRREEKRRRVYSLYLENKRKELQELYDRQQYILTYHYPSFEQMKYLTSEISGRIWEKTLVSDDFLHLRLGTGAVPSSYELSMSGGDMANRDVDDLMEQTQHMQKVYREVKNVPITFGLADGPTGLIGKPAIVKNELHQLVGQLAFSHSYHDLRFVFIFHEQEYENWEWMKWLPHFQLPHTYGKGFIYNEQTRDQLLSSIYEILRERDLEEEKEKKIFTPHFVFIVTNHELIAEHVILEYLEGSRTDLGISIIFAAETKESLAENISTLVRYINEEEGDILIQHKKAVRIPFQLDTHQRRDNELFARTLRTLDHQVGMTNSIPETVSFLDLFHAKQVDDIGIREKWLTSETSKSLSVPIGYKGKNDIVDLNLHEKAHGPHGLLAGTTGSGKSEFLQTYILSLAVHFHPHEVAFLLIDYKGGGMAQPFRNIPHLLGTITNIEGSKNFSERALASIKSELKKRQRLFDQYHVNHINDYTKLYKEKKAKQAMPHLFLISDEFAELKSEEPDFIRELVSAARIGRSLGVHLILATQKPGGVIDDQIWSNSRFKVALKVQDASDSKEILKNSDAASITVTGRGYLQVGNNEIYELFQSAWSGAPYMEDGYGSEDDIAIVTDTGLIPLSGVSTEPAVKKETVTEISAVVDEIERTQQELGIEKLPSPWLPPLEERIPKTRYASSEEHVFHFALVDEPDQQSQHPLSYQMMEDGNIGIFGSSGYGKSLAATTLLMSFAERYSPEEWHTYIYDFGNGTLLPLAKLPHTADYFLMDQMRKIQKSMKRLREEVEYRKRLFRQQEMSHIKMYNALNEKKLPFIFIVIDNFDIVKDEMHELESDFIQLSRDGQSLGIYFLITATRVNAVRQSLMNNLKTKIVHYLMDQGEAYSIIGRPKFSLEPIPGRVIINKEELYFAQMFLPVEGENDLELFEHLKQEIQLLHDRFEAVEKPQPVPMLPDKLTVWELESRLGEQKPPYDIPVGLDEESVAPVYFDLKKNKHCLIIGQTQRGKTNVTKLMLDQLLAAKPEKLAVFDSIDRGLSHYAKEENIDYLETKDDITEWAEEMDRLFKVREEVYVEAVRRGETDQLLFPQIVLVIDGITRFQQTIDPRLQDQLADFMKSYAHLGFSLIASGNHTEFSKGYDALTNEIKQVRHAMLLMKKSEQNIIPLPYARQEPEIQPGFGYLVENGKEKRIQVPLCAVERKSVR
- the esaA gene encoding type VII secretion protein EsaA, whose product is MTEQQKSSIKIVSTMILILVLPVLFFHLIGDDPAKQKKNATRNIAVVNEDMGASESENTARFGQDVVAALSERPDYTWTVVNRSAAENGLKNRKYDAVLYIPSDFSKNVLSYDKDHPEKASIQFSIQDQLNAVNKEKVQRELENAQKKMNEQMSTLYWSFVSQEIGNVREEFEHIVDKEVEFQNTMYNFYKPNSNKLSDAVQQQKKQIVELKNAMTDSQKQYKDGLSTTEEAKNQLKDFVKAVDQYQQYQDKQKDLLIKAQSASQKQIQQGLKQLADIQNQNARSFSDQMGGLKTDINGVQSQLKTTDSAIQSVQKSREDAIPKQSTGLKELLQESQKELISNYEKLYLEDYRNKISALLTKLNAKRDQLLAETEPSGDSSNDEPSDRDNEKSEEIGINLDEETNELSKISTKMNDLADQLADQEAPPTIEGEKDRDNDENPAQPDTGSTNSSKDDLKTLSTRLDEVKKKIQEKAAAHNDELKDKVRQLSKELKNLSEKIDELDDRYNVIPNEIKNQESSILSKVKELKRINSPIGVAFGDKLFEEKFDTKSTDTKKLMEYSNQLSQLEMMIANVYQLSNNSSLLDGKEEKIQSILSIKKEETENWDSLKNQMLTSNDDVSTFIDEMQKFSDGYAEYITTQQASMEQELQTIYESADNVAEQMADQGDAVYTAELAGSSIVVSAQDSIGQEVLRLSENMSSLTDRQKRVADYTNNIEESVTTVQEKADTLNENWSKNVVATKLVQQDLKGILGNTLSDQGNSNYVYNHLANPLKISGDVPEEKTQTVPPVVILVIVMISSLLIGFFSSYYASAPMLVKGALFGILNLLVGLMISLFGLNIYKLTDDQAIQWSIFTILLLVACSAFIRTAFLFGSIAGWMAATALIFFFVAPLIDLVMPNFHFTNPVTDVYLSIQYGNGDTFGMGVTGLVILTVLFMVVPLVEKLWKDKTEDRDVTHEA